A genomic stretch from Dehalococcoidia bacterium includes:
- a CDS encoding HAD family phosphatase — translation MKKYILFDHDRVLVETEQWYYLANRRALASLGIDLPRDAYLANMANGVSAWETARVSGISESEINRGRELRDRYYQEYLMTEDIEIEGVLETLDVLAGE, via the coding sequence TGATAGGGTTTTGGTCGAAACAGAACAGTGGTATTACCTCGCAAACAGACGAGCGCTGGCATCTCTCGGAATTGATCTCCCGCGAGACGCATATCTGGCGAATATGGCCAATGGAGTTTCCGCGTGGGAGACGGCACGAGTTTCAGGAATATCAGAATCTGAAATTAATCGTGGCCGCGAACTAAGAGACCGGTACTACCAGGAATACCTGATGACCGAAGACATCGAAATCGAGGGTGTCCTGGAAACGCTGGACGTACTCGCAGGTGAGT